A single genomic interval of Stieleria maiorica harbors:
- a CDS encoding ABC-F family ATP-binding cassette domain-containing protein: MAVLIQVRNAHKRFGDQVLLDGADVSLVDDVKVGFIGRNGAGKSTFLRAILGDEELEQGEVIHHPSLRIGYLRQHDPFQPGESALDFLMRESGQPDWRCGEVAGQFELKGDYLNGPVKSLSGGWQTRVKLAALLLNDPNLLMLDEPTNFLDLRTQILLEHFLRTFNKAALIVSHDRAFLKATCSQTLELSRGKLTMYPGKIDRFLEFREERREHDRRVNATVIAKQKQLQRFIEKNRANASTASQARSKAKQLERLQTSEVEVDEPTVHIRAPRVNPRQGTVMRTEELSIGYPGHTVAANISLEIEHGQRAAIVGDNGQGKTTLLRTLVDSLEPIEGTIKWGHATELGTYAQHVYTSLDDRRTVLEHLEYESNADTTRQDCLAMAGALLFRDSHINKKIKVLSGGERARLCMAGLLLGTANVLVLDEPGNHLDVETVEALADALVDYQGTVIFTSHDRHFMQRVATNVIEVRDGTVKNYFGNYESYLQSVESEVDAGERERDRAAGKPSSPPPNKTASAEDYRESQRQSRKTEKELKNLEKKIAQLDDEKKSINEKLLTETDPEEAVRLHDQLTEIGNELEQAEERWMELSDF, translated from the coding sequence ATGGCCGTATTGATTCAAGTCCGAAATGCCCATAAGCGATTCGGCGACCAAGTCCTACTCGATGGTGCCGACGTTTCCCTGGTCGACGACGTAAAAGTCGGCTTCATCGGCCGCAATGGTGCCGGGAAAAGCACGTTCTTGCGAGCGATCCTCGGCGATGAAGAACTCGAACAGGGCGAGGTCATCCACCATCCCTCGTTGCGGATCGGATACCTCCGCCAGCACGATCCGTTTCAACCGGGCGAGTCGGCGTTGGATTTCTTGATGCGGGAAAGCGGCCAACCCGATTGGCGCTGCGGTGAAGTCGCCGGCCAATTCGAACTCAAGGGGGACTACCTTAATGGTCCCGTGAAATCGCTTTCCGGGGGGTGGCAGACACGGGTCAAATTGGCGGCGCTGCTGTTGAACGACCCCAACCTGTTGATGCTGGACGAACCGACCAACTTCCTGGACCTTCGAACCCAGATTCTGTTGGAGCACTTTCTACGGACGTTCAACAAAGCGGCCTTGATCGTCAGCCACGATCGCGCGTTTTTGAAAGCGACCTGCTCGCAAACGTTGGAGCTTTCGCGCGGCAAGCTGACGATGTATCCCGGCAAGATCGACCGGTTTCTGGAGTTCCGCGAAGAACGTCGTGAGCACGATCGCCGCGTCAACGCGACCGTCATCGCCAAACAAAAACAACTGCAACGCTTCATCGAAAAAAATCGGGCCAACGCGTCCACCGCCAGCCAGGCGCGCAGCAAGGCCAAGCAATTGGAACGCTTGCAGACCAGTGAAGTGGAAGTCGATGAACCCACCGTTCACATCCGTGCCCCACGCGTCAATCCGCGCCAGGGCACGGTGATGCGAACCGAAGAGCTTTCGATCGGTTACCCGGGCCACACCGTCGCCGCAAATATTTCGCTGGAAATCGAACACGGCCAACGGGCCGCCATCGTCGGCGACAACGGCCAAGGAAAGACGACGTTGTTGCGGACGCTGGTCGATTCACTGGAGCCGATCGAGGGAACGATCAAATGGGGCCACGCCACCGAGTTGGGCACCTACGCCCAACACGTCTACACCAGCCTGGATGACCGGCGGACCGTGCTGGAACATCTGGAGTACGAATCGAATGCCGACACGACCCGCCAGGATTGTTTGGCGATGGCCGGCGCGCTGCTGTTTCGCGATTCCCACATCAACAAGAAAATCAAAGTGCTCTCCGGGGGCGAACGTGCCCGGTTGTGCATGGCCGGATTGTTGCTCGGGACGGCCAACGTGCTCGTCTTGGACGAACCCGGCAACCACCTGGACGTCGAAACCGTCGAAGCCTTGGCCGATGCCCTGGTCGACTACCAAGGCACCGTGATCTTCACCTCGCACGATCGGCACTTCATGCAACGCGTCGCGACCAATGTGATCGAAGTCCGCGACGGAACAGTCAAAAACTACTTCGGCAACTACGAGTCCTATCTGCAAAGCGTCGAAAGCGAAGTGGATGCGGGGGAACGCGAACGCGACCGTGCGGCCGGAAAACCCTCTTCACCGCCACCGAACAAAACCGCCAGCGCGGAAGATTATCGCGAAAGCCAGCGGCAATCGCGAAAGACCGAAAAGGAACTCAAGAACCTGGAAAAGAAGATCGCCCAACTGGACGACGAAAAGAAATCCATCAACGAAAAACTGTTGACCGAAACCGACCCCGAGGAAGCCGTACGGTTGCACGACCAATTGACCGAAATCGGCAACGAACTCGAACAGGCGGAAGAACGTTGGATGGAGTTGAGTGATTTCTAG
- a CDS encoding MotA/TolQ/ExbB proton channel family protein, which produces MPQGLLVPFDVLLAQGDVDAAAESTGLLDIVLSGGIVGAVILVVLLSLSFLAAYLVFDQIMTLRRGEVLPEGLSETVRQALLTGRLPEADAACRREPSVLSVVLLSGIAEVDYGWQGVEKAVEDALAEQSARMMRRIEYLSVIGNIAPMVGLLGTVTGMIFAFQQVATTRGAAGAGDLAEGIYQALVTTVGGLVVAIPALAAYAVSRNRVDTLIADVAFQVQHALAPIKRRPAKTVAAPKRS; this is translated from the coding sequence ATGCCGCAAGGATTGCTCGTTCCGTTTGATGTGTTGCTGGCCCAGGGGGATGTCGACGCGGCGGCCGAAAGCACCGGTTTGCTGGACATCGTGCTCAGCGGCGGGATCGTGGGTGCCGTCATCCTGGTGGTCCTGCTTTCACTCAGCTTCCTCGCGGCCTACCTGGTGTTTGACCAAATCATGACGCTCCGCCGTGGAGAGGTCCTGCCGGAAGGCTTGAGTGAAACGGTGCGGCAAGCGTTGCTGACCGGCAGGCTGCCGGAAGCCGACGCGGCCTGTCGGCGTGAACCGAGCGTGCTGAGCGTGGTGTTGCTGTCGGGGATCGCGGAAGTCGACTACGGCTGGCAGGGTGTGGAAAAAGCCGTCGAAGATGCACTGGCCGAACAGTCGGCGCGGATGATGCGGCGGATCGAGTACCTGAGCGTGATCGGCAACATCGCGCCGATGGTCGGGCTGTTGGGAACCGTGACCGGGATGATTTTCGCCTTCCAACAAGTTGCCACGACTCGCGGTGCGGCCGGTGCGGGTGACTTGGCCGAAGGGATCTATCAGGCGCTGGTCACCACGGTCGGTGGTCTGGTGGTGGCGATCCCCGCGCTGGCGGCCTATGCGGTCAGCCGCAACCGCGTGGACACGCTGATCGCGGACGTCGCGTTCCAAGTCCAACATGCCCTGGCCCCGATCAAACGCCGCCCGGCAAAAACCGTCGCCGCCCCCAAGCGATCCTGA